The Procambarus clarkii isolate CNS0578487 chromosome 76, FALCON_Pclarkii_2.0, whole genome shotgun sequence genome includes a window with the following:
- the LOC138357200 gene encoding hepatitis A virus cellular receptor 1-like: MTWNQEICSRCSGGGESRDPGTGEGNLENTLPYYTLPPSDILPSHTLPSDTLPSDTLPPSDTLPSDTLPSDTLPSDTLPPSHTLPPSDTLPLHTLPPSHTLPSHTLPSDTLPPSDTLPSDTLPSDTLPSDTLPPSHTLPSHTLPPSDTLPPSHTLPPSDTLPLHTLPPSHTLPSHTAENTDDHD; encoded by the exons ATGACGTGGAATCAGGAAATTTGTAGTCGATGCAGTGGAGGTGGAGAGTCCAGAGACCCGGGTACGGGGGAGGGAAACTtagaga ACACTCTGCCATACTACACCCTGCCACCATCAGACATCCTGCCATCACACACCCTGCCATCAGACACCCTGCCATCAGACACCCTGCCACCATCAGACACCCTGCCATCAGACACCCTGCCATCAGACACCCTGCCATCAGACACcctgccaccatcacacaccctgCCACCATCAGACACCCTGCCATTACACACcctgccaccatcacacaccctgCCATCACACACCCTGCCATCAGACACCCTGCCACCATCAGACACCCTGCCGTCAGACACCCTGCCATCAGACACCCTGCCATCAGACACcctgccaccatcacacaccctgCCATCACACACCCTTCCACCATCAGACACcctgccaccatcacacaccctgCCACCATCAGACACCCTGCCATTACACACcctgccaccatcacacaccctgCCATCACACACTGCGGAAAACACGGATGATCACGACTGA